A portion of the Hoylesella buccalis ATCC 35310 genome contains these proteins:
- a CDS encoding SPOR domain-containing protein encodes MKKSIVLCAGLCIALAFTGCKSSESAYKKAYEKAKAQESVQTSAQTEAPVVAPLTPAPVTQTQVVDNVDNATVRTEDVTVVSGSGLSAFSVVVGSFGLKANAEGLQRTLQSAGYGAQIAYNSARNMYRVVATTHADKASAVASRNQFRSKYPDAWLLYKK; translated from the coding sequence ATGAAAAAAAGTATTGTTTTGTGCGCGGGCTTGTGTATAGCACTGGCTTTTACCGGTTGTAAATCAAGCGAGAGCGCTTATAAGAAAGCATACGAAAAGGCAAAGGCACAGGAATCTGTACAGACTTCGGCTCAGACCGAGGCTCCGGTGGTTGCTCCTTTGACGCCAGCCCCTGTAACACAGACGCAGGTTGTAGATAATGTTGACAACGCAACAGTACGTACCGAGGACGTGACCGTGGTGAGCGGCAGTGGACTGAGCGCATTCAGCGTGGTTGTAGGTTCGTTCGGATTGAAGGCCAACGCAGAGGGATTGCAGCGTACGTTGCAGTCAGCTGGCTATGGAGCACAAATCGCTTACAATTCAGCTCGTAATATGTACCGCGTTGTTGCCACAACTCATGCCGACAAAGCTTCGGCTGTAGCATCGCGCAACCAGTTCCGTTCAAAGTATCCTGACGCTTGGTTGCTGTACAAGAAATAA
- the thrS gene encoding threonine--tRNA ligase — protein MVKITFPDGSVREYEKGVTGLQIAESISPALARNVVSCGVNGETVELNRPINEDATIALYRFEDEEGKHTFWHSSAHLLAEALKELYPGIQFGFGPAIENGFFYDVQTADGTPISENDFPKIEQKMMELAKKNQPIVRRELSKADAVNEFTADGQTYKVEHIVEDLEDGNISTYTQGNFTDLCRGPHLMSTGLIKAVKITSAAGAFWRGDAKNAQLTRIYGITFPKKKMLDEYLLMLEEAKKRDHRKIGKEMELFMFSDRVGKGMPIWLPKGTELRLRLQEMLRKIQKRFGYQEVITPHIGSKNLYVTSGHYAHYGKDSFQPIHTPEDDEEYMLKPMNCPHHCEVFACKPRSYKDLPLRIAEFGTVYRYEKSGELHGLTRVRSFTQDDAHIFCRPDQVKNEFLRVMDIIQAVFTIFNFDNFEAQISLRDPNDKEKYIGSDEVWAESEQAIIEACKEKGLDAKVAYGEAAFYGPKLDFMVKDAIGRRWQLGTIQVDYNLPQRFKLEYTAEDNTKQTPVMVHRAPFGSLERFTAVLIEHTAGHFPLWLTPEQVAILPISEKFNDYAQQVVKYFTEQDIRATIDDRNEKIGRKIRDNELKRVPYMVIVGEKEAAEGLVSMRKQGGGEQATMKMEDFASRINSEVAQMLEATNIHPKD, from the coding sequence ATGGTTAAAATCACATTTCCAGACGGCTCGGTACGTGAGTACGAAAAGGGCGTAACTGGGTTACAAATCGCCGAGAGCATCTCACCGGCTCTCGCTCGCAACGTTGTATCTTGCGGTGTTAATGGTGAGACAGTTGAGTTGAATCGGCCCATCAACGAAGATGCTACCATCGCATTGTATCGCTTTGAGGACGAAGAAGGCAAGCATACTTTTTGGCACTCTTCGGCTCATTTGTTGGCAGAAGCATTGAAAGAACTGTATCCAGGTATTCAGTTTGGCTTTGGTCCCGCGATAGAAAACGGGTTCTTCTATGATGTTCAGACGGCCGATGGCACTCCTATCTCAGAGAATGACTTCCCTAAGATTGAACAAAAAATGATGGAACTGGCCAAGAAAAACCAGCCAATTGTTCGACGTGAGCTTTCCAAGGCCGACGCTGTCAATGAGTTTACGGCAGACGGACAGACGTACAAGGTTGAACACATCGTTGAAGATTTGGAAGATGGAAACATCTCTACCTATACGCAAGGCAATTTTACAGACCTTTGTCGTGGGCCGCATTTGATGTCCACTGGTTTGATTAAGGCTGTTAAAATAACAAGTGCTGCAGGCGCTTTCTGGCGTGGTGACGCTAAAAACGCACAGCTCACCCGTATTTACGGTATTACCTTCCCCAAGAAGAAGATGCTGGATGAGTACCTGTTGATGCTGGAAGAAGCCAAGAAACGTGACCATCGGAAGATTGGAAAGGAAATGGAACTCTTCATGTTCTCCGACCGTGTGGGCAAGGGTATGCCTATTTGGTTGCCAAAAGGAACAGAACTTCGCTTGCGTTTGCAAGAGATGTTGCGCAAAATACAGAAGCGTTTTGGCTATCAAGAGGTCATTACTCCGCATATTGGAAGCAAGAATTTGTATGTCACCAGTGGTCACTATGCCCACTATGGCAAAGATTCTTTCCAACCCATCCATACACCAGAGGATGACGAGGAGTACATGTTGAAACCCATGAACTGTCCGCATCACTGCGAAGTGTTTGCGTGCAAGCCTCGCTCATACAAAGATCTTCCACTGCGTATCGCTGAGTTTGGTACGGTTTATCGTTATGAGAAGAGTGGCGAACTGCATGGATTAACGCGCGTTCGTTCGTTCACACAAGACGATGCGCACATCTTCTGTCGTCCTGATCAGGTTAAGAATGAATTCCTTCGCGTGATGGATATCATCCAAGCCGTATTCACTATTTTCAATTTCGATAACTTTGAAGCTCAAATTAGTCTGCGCGATCCTAACGATAAAGAGAAATACATTGGTTCTGACGAGGTGTGGGCAGAAAGTGAACAGGCTATTATCGAGGCTTGCAAGGAGAAGGGATTGGATGCCAAGGTGGCCTATGGCGAAGCTGCATTCTATGGCCCTAAGCTCGACTTCATGGTGAAAGATGCCATCGGAAGACGTTGGCAGTTGGGTACCATTCAGGTGGATTACAACCTGCCACAACGTTTCAAGCTCGAATATACGGCGGAGGACAATACCAAACAAACACCAGTGATGGTACACCGGGCACCATTTGGTTCGCTTGAACGATTCACAGCTGTGCTCATTGAGCATACAGCTGGTCACTTCCCCCTGTGGCTTACCCCCGAACAGGTGGCCATTCTGCCTATCTCAGAGAAGTTTAATGATTATGCTCAGCAAGTAGTCAAGTACTTCACGGAGCAAGATATTCGGGCTACTATCGATGACCGTAACGAGAAAATAGGCCGTAAAATTCGCGACAACGAGTTGAAGCGTGTGCCTTACATGGTTATTGTTGGAGAGAAAGAAGCTGCTGAAGGACTTGTTTCCATGCGCAAACAGGGTGGCGGTGAACAAGCTACCATGAAGATGGAAGACTTCGCTTCGCGCATAAACAGCGAAGTAGCCCAAATGCTTGAAGCAACCAATATCCATCCAAAAGATTAA
- the infC gene encoding translation initiation factor IF-3 has translation MKNDKLSNQYRVNEQIRVREVRVVGDDGSQVMPTKKALDLARQQGVDLVEISPKAQPPVCRLVDYSKFLYQQKKRAKEMKQKQVKVEVKEIRFGPQTDEHDYQFKLKHAQGFLNEGNKVRAYVFFRGRSILFKEQGEVLLLRFANDLEEYGKVEQMPKLEGKKMFLYLAPKKVGVEKKSQQKRDREQAMAEAKAAKKIVPTDGTSADDKPKGGLFDNAKNGSDALKKLQNEE, from the coding sequence ATGAAGAATGACAAATTAAGTAATCAGTACCGCGTGAATGAACAGATTCGCGTAAGGGAAGTGCGTGTTGTAGGTGACGATGGATCGCAGGTAATGCCGACAAAAAAAGCTCTGGATTTAGCTCGTCAGCAAGGAGTTGACCTCGTTGAAATATCTCCTAAAGCTCAACCGCCAGTTTGTCGTTTGGTCGACTATAGTAAGTTTCTCTACCAACAGAAAAAGCGTGCTAAGGAAATGAAGCAGAAGCAAGTGAAGGTAGAGGTGAAGGAAATACGTTTCGGGCCGCAGACTGACGAGCACGACTATCAGTTTAAGCTGAAACATGCACAAGGGTTTCTTAATGAAGGCAACAAGGTTCGCGCCTATGTCTTCTTCCGTGGACGCTCCATTCTGTTTAAAGAGCAGGGAGAAGTGTTGCTCCTTCGCTTCGCAAACGACTTGGAAGAATACGGAAAAGTTGAGCAGATGCCGAAGCTGGAAGGCAAGAAAATGTTCTTGTATCTTGCGCCTAAGAAGGTTGGAGTAGAGAAGAAAAGCCAGCAAAAGCGTGACCGTGAACAGGCAATGGCTGAGGCTAAGGCCGCTAAGAAGATTGTTCCTACTGACGGTACGTCCGCTGATGACAAACCTAAGGGAGGCTTGTTCGACAATGCCAAGAATGGTTCGGATGCATTGAAGAAGCTCCAAAACGAAGAATAA
- a CDS encoding YtxH domain-containing protein produces MRTVGYIGAFLGGAIAGAVVGLLIAPQEGKRTRNKISDTVDDFCKKHDIKLSKKDVDNLVDDIKEAASDIVE; encoded by the coding sequence ATGAGAACAGTAGGTTATATCGGCGCATTCTTAGGTGGCGCCATCGCAGGTGCAGTGGTTGGGTTATTGATAGCTCCACAAGAGGGTAAAAGAACACGTAACAAAATTTCTGACACGGTTGATGATTTCTGCAAGAAACACGACATCAAACTGTCAAAAAAAGATGTTGACAACTTGGTTGACGACATCAAGGAGGCTGCATCAGACATCGTAGAGTAA
- the rpmI gene encoding 50S ribosomal protein L35 has product MPKLKTNSGAKKRFSFTGTGKIKRNHAYHSHILTKKTKKQKRNLVGYTLVDSANVKQVRDLLNLR; this is encoded by the coding sequence ATGCCAAAATTAAAGACAAACTCCGGTGCGAAGAAGAGATTCAGCTTTACCGGAACTGGTAAGATTAAGCGTAATCATGCTTACCATAGTCATATCTTGACTAAGAAAACAAAGAAACAAAAGAGAAACTTAGTAGGTTACACCCTCGTTGACTCTGCAAATGTTAAGCAGGTTCGCGACTTGCTCAACTTGCGTTAA
- a CDS encoding tetratricopeptide repeat protein, with protein MYRHVVIIFMACLSLVARAQYNIEKLLRNGQVALHYEDYVLSIQYFNQIIALKPYLYEPWQYRAVAKFYLDDFTGAEADISKAIELNPYIHQFFDLRAITKIRQERYDEAITDYNRAIRLQPRQQSYWFNRAVCLMNEKKYDEALLQTDTIVQKWANAANAYSLKAEIYLHQKDTTQAAKSLDKSLKIDPYDGNTWTTRAYISLARRKWKDADEELSKAIHLKPNVANNYVNRALARLNYNNLRGAMADYDLALDLAPNDFLAHYNRGLLRMQLGDDNRAIEDFDFVIKMEPKNVMAIFNRALLHDRTGDLRAAIRDYSAVIDQFPNFWTGLSYRANCYRRLGMTAKAEMDEFRIFKAQMDKRSGVQKRWSNNKLKAMRKRSEIDPEKYNQIVVADENTVEREYESEYRGQIQHRKVDVARMPMFEVSYLPYHNGMNTYQAFNKEIEDFNDLHHLKYPLNITCNSAQLTEEQSKAFLSLIDQLSASIQDAKDMKAVHAWLLQRAVAYSVTQNFDEAINDLNVYLDQDSTSTIAYWQRAVCQFMMNDFNASHGVDIQLKAAKTLDDFNQAIKLDGQNAYLYYNRGNFHAARKDYQLAIDDYTKAIELDSRLAEAYYNRGIIRLENTHTKNAGIADLSKAGELGIYDAYGVIKRKTATK; from the coding sequence ATGTATCGGCATGTAGTCATCATATTCATGGCTTGTTTGTCGCTCGTGGCACGGGCGCAATACAATATAGAAAAGCTGCTAAGGAATGGTCAGGTGGCCCTTCACTATGAAGACTATGTGCTGTCGATACAGTATTTCAACCAAATTATTGCCTTAAAACCCTACCTTTATGAGCCATGGCAATACCGAGCTGTGGCAAAATTCTATTTGGATGACTTTACAGGTGCCGAAGCTGACATCTCTAAAGCCATCGAACTGAACCCTTACATCCATCAGTTTTTTGATTTAAGGGCCATCACCAAGATTAGACAAGAGCGTTATGATGAGGCCATCACCGACTATAATCGGGCCATCAGGCTGCAACCCAGGCAACAAAGTTATTGGTTTAATCGGGCTGTCTGCTTGATGAACGAAAAGAAATACGACGAGGCGTTGCTGCAGACTGATACCATCGTGCAGAAATGGGCTAACGCAGCCAACGCCTATTCGCTGAAAGCCGAAATCTATCTGCATCAGAAAGATACCACGCAAGCAGCCAAATCTTTGGACAAGAGTTTGAAGATAGACCCTTACGATGGCAACACATGGACCACACGCGCCTATATCAGTCTGGCTCGCAGGAAGTGGAAAGATGCCGACGAGGAACTCTCTAAGGCCATCCACCTGAAGCCCAATGTGGCCAACAACTATGTGAACCGTGCCTTGGCCCGACTTAATTACAACAATCTTCGTGGGGCAATGGCCGATTATGACTTGGCACTCGATTTGGCACCGAACGACTTTTTGGCTCACTACAACCGAGGATTGCTGCGCATGCAGCTGGGTGATGACAACCGGGCGATAGAAGATTTTGACTTCGTCATCAAGATGGAGCCGAAAAACGTGATGGCCATTTTTAACCGAGCACTACTGCACGACAGGACTGGCGATTTGCGTGCGGCCATTCGTGACTATTCGGCAGTGATAGATCAGTTCCCTAATTTCTGGACAGGATTGTCCTATCGTGCCAATTGTTATCGCCGGTTGGGCATGACGGCAAAAGCCGAAATGGACGAATTTCGTATCTTCAAGGCGCAGATGGACAAGCGCAGTGGCGTTCAAAAACGCTGGAGCAACAACAAATTGAAGGCCATGCGTAAGCGCAGCGAGATTGATCCCGAAAAGTATAATCAAATCGTTGTGGCCGACGAGAATACGGTTGAGCGCGAGTACGAGAGTGAGTATCGGGGACAGATTCAGCATCGCAAGGTGGATGTCGCACGCATGCCGATGTTTGAGGTGTCGTATCTGCCGTATCATAATGGCATGAATACCTATCAGGCTTTCAACAAAGAAATAGAAGACTTTAACGATTTGCACCACCTGAAATATCCGCTTAACATCACTTGTAACTCCGCCCAGCTGACCGAAGAGCAGTCAAAGGCGTTTCTTTCTCTCATTGATCAGCTGTCGGCTTCTATCCAAGATGCGAAGGATATGAAGGCTGTGCATGCTTGGTTGTTACAACGTGCCGTAGCATATAGCGTTACGCAGAACTTTGACGAGGCTATCAACGACCTGAATGTCTATCTCGATCAAGACAGTACTTCGACCATTGCCTACTGGCAGAGGGCCGTATGTCAGTTTATGATGAACGATTTCAATGCCTCTCATGGTGTTGACATCCAGTTGAAGGCAGCCAAGACGCTCGATGATTTCAATCAAGCCATCAAGCTGGATGGGCAGAATGCCTACCTATATTATAACCGCGGCAACTTCCATGCGGCACGCAAAGACTATCAGTTGGCTATCGACGATTATACCAAGGCCATCGAACTGGACAGTCGATTGGCTGAGGCTTATTACAACCGAGGAATCATTCGGTTGGAAAACACGCATACCAAGAATGCCGGAATCGCTGACTTGAGTAAGGCGGGAGAACTCGGTATTTACGATGCTTATGGCGTTATCAAACGCAAAACGGCGACAAAATAA
- the rplT gene encoding 50S ribosomal protein L20: MPRSVNHVASKARRTRILKQTKGYFGARKNVWTVAKNTWEKGLTYAYRDRRNKKRTFRSLWIQRINAAARLEGMTYSTLMGALNKAGIEINRKVLADLAVNNPEAFKAIVDKVK, from the coding sequence ATGCCAAGATCAGTAAATCATGTAGCATCAAAAGCAAGAAGGACCCGAATACTGAAGCAGACTAAAGGTTATTTCGGAGCAAGAAAGAATGTTTGGACCGTAGCTAAGAATACTTGGGAGAAGGGACTTACCTACGCTTACCGCGACCGTCGTAACAAGAAGCGCACTTTCCGCTCACTGTGGATACAGCGTATCAATGCTGCTGCACGCTTGGAAGGTATGACCTATTCCACCTTGATGGGCGCTTTGAACAAAGCTGGTATTGAAATCAACCGTAAAGTTCTTGCAGATCTCGCTGTCAATAACCCTGAAGCATTCAAGGCTATCGTTGACAAAGTGAAGTAA
- a CDS encoding MBL fold metallo-hydrolase, translating into MRLTFLGTGTSGGVPSLGCHCAVCESTDPHDKRLRTAALLETQTTRILIDCGPDIRQQLMPFAFTPLDGVLLTHVHYDHVAGIDDLRPFCVFGSVHVFADQQTVDQLHQTMPYCFTEKLYPGVPRLDLTPVVPHQPLIVGDVEVLPFQVMHDKLPIFGYRFGSLAYITDMKTIDDAEYAYLEGIDTLVVNALRYEPQHHSHMTVDEAVAFAKRIGAHRTYFVHMNHDVGFHEEVNKQLPAGMQLAYDGLQIDA; encoded by the coding sequence ATGAGATTAACATTCTTGGGTACCGGCACGTCGGGTGGCGTCCCTTCTTTGGGATGTCATTGTGCGGTATGTGAGAGTACTGACCCACATGACAAGCGTTTGCGTACGGCTGCTTTGCTGGAAACGCAAACAACGAGGATTCTCATTGACTGTGGCCCCGACATCCGTCAGCAGCTCATGCCCTTCGCTTTTACTCCGTTGGATGGTGTGTTGCTCACGCATGTTCATTATGACCATGTGGCCGGCATCGACGATTTGCGACCCTTCTGCGTGTTCGGTTCCGTACATGTTTTTGCTGACCAACAAACGGTAGATCAGCTGCATCAGACCATGCCTTATTGTTTTACGGAGAAACTTTATCCCGGTGTGCCACGGCTCGACTTAACCCCTGTGGTCCCACATCAACCCCTAATCGTGGGGGATGTCGAGGTGTTGCCTTTCCAGGTGATGCATGACAAGCTGCCCATCTTCGGCTATCGGTTTGGTAGCCTTGCCTATATCACGGACATGAAGACCATCGATGATGCCGAATATGCCTATCTTGAAGGCATCGACACGCTCGTTGTGAATGCGCTGAGGTATGAGCCGCAACACCATTCGCACATGACGGTAGATGAAGCAGTGGCGTTTGCCAAGCGCATTGGAGCCCACCGAACCTATTTTGTACACATGAATCACGACGTGGGTTTTCATGAAGAAGTGAACAAACAGCTGCCCGCTGGCATGCAATTGGCTTATGACGGGTTGCAGATAGATGCGTAA
- a CDS encoding phage holin family protein → MFSNDQNVETIGRLVDICKHYIGLQTEYVKLDVIEKVVRLITVITLVTALSIIMILALIYVSFAAAYALEPHVGLPIGFLIVAGGYLFIFLLFFLFRKQWIERPLVRFLASLLMEK, encoded by the coding sequence ATGTTTTCAAACGATCAGAACGTTGAGACCATCGGCCGTTTGGTCGATATATGCAAACATTACATCGGGCTTCAAACAGAATATGTGAAGCTCGATGTGATTGAGAAGGTGGTACGTCTTATCACAGTCATCACCTTGGTCACAGCGCTTTCCATCATCATGATATTGGCACTCATCTACGTGTCGTTCGCAGCAGCCTACGCACTCGAACCTCATGTGGGGCTGCCCATAGGCTTCCTGATTGTGGCCGGAGGCTATTTATTCATCTTTTTGTTGTTCTTCCTCTTCCGCAAACAGTGGATAGAGCGACCACTTGTCAGATTCCTGGCAAGCCTATTAATGGAGAAGTGA
- the def gene encoding peptide deformylase, whose protein sequence is MILPIYIYGQPVLRKVAQDITPEYEGLGQLIQDMFETLDSSDGIGLAAPQIGKSIRVVVIDLNVLSDDFPEYKDFRRVYINPHIIEIDENAPKESMDEGCLSIPGIHEAVSRTTRIHVQYMDEDFTPHDEWIEGYLARVMQHEFDHLDGKMFVDRISPFRKQMIKNKLKGMTQGKYECHYRTKPVRR, encoded by the coding sequence ATGATATTACCTATATATATATATGGTCAACCCGTGCTTCGCAAAGTGGCACAGGACATCACGCCCGAGTATGAAGGATTGGGACAGTTGATACAAGACATGTTTGAAACACTTGATTCGTCAGATGGTATTGGCCTAGCCGCACCGCAGATAGGAAAATCCATCCGGGTGGTAGTTATCGACCTCAACGTGTTGAGTGACGACTTTCCCGAATACAAAGATTTCAGGCGCGTATACATCAATCCGCATATCATAGAGATTGATGAGAACGCACCCAAGGAGTCGATGGACGAGGGATGCCTCTCCATTCCCGGCATTCATGAAGCTGTTTCGAGAACCACACGCATTCATGTGCAGTACATGGATGAAGACTTTACACCGCATGATGAATGGATTGAAGGTTATTTGGCTCGTGTGATGCAGCATGAGTTCGACCATCTGGACGGTAAAATGTTCGTTGATCGCATCTCGCCGTTCCGTAAACAAATGATCAAAAACAAATTGAAGGGTATGACGCAGGGCAAGTACGAATGTCACTACCGCACCAAACCCGTTCGCAGATAA
- a CDS encoding potassium/proton antiporter: protein MITFTAENIFLFGSFLVLISILISKTGYRFGIPTLLLFLFTGMGFGKEGLGLTFDSPKDTQMIGMIALSVILFSGGMDTKFKEIKPIIGPGVLLSTLGVIMTTVLTGGFIFALSQWAGMDIRLSLIVSMLLAATMSSTDSASVFSLLRTQRIGLKHKLRPMLELESGSNDPMAYMLTIALMNVALSGGELSFSDLLFDVAEQFVLGSALGYGAGRMSVWLANRINLPNPSLYPVLLLSMVFITFTLTDLLNGNGYLAVYIAGLVVGNCRLSYRREMTTFMEGLTWLLQIVLFLTLGLLVNPSELIGVSLFSLAIAVFMMLVARPLSVYLCLLPYRNIPFKAKAFLSWVGLRGAVPIIFATYPLINGVEGADILFNIVFFITLLSLTIQGTTISLSAKKLKLDMPEEKTGNEFGVEIPEELGSKLREVTLTEAMLENGNLLSQMDVPQGTLVMMVKRGKTILVPNGQLPLEEGDILLCLSSAVQRTQDVRKHPHW from the coding sequence ATGATTACCTTTACAGCAGAAAACATATTTCTCTTTGGCTCGTTCCTCGTGCTGATTAGCATTCTCATCAGCAAGACGGGCTATCGGTTCGGCATCCCCACCCTGCTGCTGTTCCTTTTTACCGGTATGGGTTTTGGCAAAGAAGGACTCGGCTTAACATTCGACAGCCCGAAAGACACGCAGATGATTGGTATGATAGCCTTGAGCGTCATTCTCTTTTCAGGAGGAATGGACACCAAGTTCAAGGAAATCAAGCCCATTATTGGCCCAGGTGTGCTGCTCTCCACATTGGGTGTCATCATGACCACCGTCCTCACGGGCGGGTTTATCTTTGCTCTCTCACAGTGGGCAGGGATGGATATCAGGCTGTCGCTCATCGTGTCGATGCTACTGGCGGCCACCATGTCATCCACCGACTCGGCATCAGTCTTCAGTCTGTTGCGCACACAACGCATCGGCCTGAAGCACAAGCTACGGCCAATGCTCGAGCTGGAGAGCGGCAGCAACGACCCTATGGCCTACATGCTCACCATCGCACTGATGAATGTAGCACTGTCGGGAGGCGAACTTTCTTTCTCTGACCTGTTGTTCGATGTGGCCGAACAGTTTGTGTTGGGCAGTGCATTGGGCTACGGTGCCGGTCGAATGTCCGTATGGCTGGCCAATCGTATCAACCTTCCGAACCCATCACTCTATCCTGTTTTGCTGCTGAGCATGGTGTTCATCACATTCACCCTGACCGACCTGCTGAACGGAAACGGCTACCTGGCGGTGTATATCGCAGGACTTGTGGTGGGCAACTGTCGCCTATCGTATCGCCGCGAGATGACCACCTTCATGGAAGGCCTTACCTGGCTGCTGCAAATCGTGTTGTTCCTCACGCTCGGTCTGCTGGTCAATCCGTCCGAACTCATTGGCGTGAGTCTGTTCTCCCTGGCCATTGCCGTGTTCATGATGCTCGTCGCACGGCCGCTGAGCGTATACCTCTGCCTGCTGCCCTATCGCAACATACCCTTCAAGGCTAAGGCATTCCTTTCTTGGGTGGGCCTGCGCGGCGCCGTTCCCATTATCTTTGCCACCTATCCGCTAATCAATGGTGTGGAGGGTGCTGACATCTTGTTCAACATTGTGTTCTTCATCACGTTGCTGTCGCTTACCATTCAGGGCACTACCATCTCGCTCTCCGCCAAAAAACTCAAACTTGACATGCCCGAAGAAAAAACAGGAAACGAGTTTGGGGTGGAGATACCCGAAGAGTTGGGGTCGAAGTTGCGCGAGGTGACACTCACAGAAGCCATGCTCGAAAACGGCAACTTGCTCTCGCAGATGGATGTTCCTCAGGGCACGCTCGTCATGATGGTGAAACGCGGGAAAACCATTTTGGTTCCCAATGGACAGTTGCCACTGGAAGAAGGCGACATCTTACTTTGCCTCTCCAGTGCTGTCCAACGCACGCAGGATGTTCGCAAACATCCACATTGGTAA
- the ruvX gene encoding Holliday junction resolvase RuvX: MRILSIDYGKKRTGIAVTDPLQIIANGLATVSTSTLFDYLKDYVAREEVERIVIGKPMQTNGKPSENMARVEQFVNRWRKAMPQIPIEYYDERFTSVLAHKAMIASGIGKKARQNKALVDEISATIILQSYMESKRLR; the protein is encoded by the coding sequence ATGCGTATCCTTTCGATAGATTACGGAAAGAAACGTACGGGCATAGCAGTTACCGACCCATTGCAAATCATTGCCAATGGATTGGCAACTGTTTCTACATCTACACTCTTCGACTATCTCAAAGACTATGTAGCGCGCGAGGAGGTGGAACGGATTGTCATTGGAAAGCCCATGCAGACCAATGGCAAACCCAGTGAAAACATGGCTAGGGTGGAGCAGTTTGTAAACCGATGGCGAAAGGCCATGCCACAGATTCCCATCGAATATTATGACGAGCGTTTTACATCCGTGTTGGCTCATAAGGCCATGATCGCAAGTGGCATCGGCAAGAAAGCCCGGCAAAATAAAGCATTGGTAGACGAGATATCTGCTACCATCATTCTGCAAAGTTATATGGAGTCGAAACGACTAAGGTAA
- the murB gene encoding UDP-N-acetylmuramate dehydrogenase, whose amino-acid sequence MRDIHNHSLLHHNTFGIDVSCRRFIEFDTKAELLEALSRLTEADYPIMPLGKGSNLLLTKDFDGTVLCSNIRSVDIAINNHEAVITSGSGVVWDDLVATCVEQGAYGLENLSLIPGTVGAAAVQNIGAYGSEVNHFIHSVTAVEIATGHEVRFALADCEYAYRYSKFKNEWKNRFVITHVEFRFDCTYRPHLDYGNIRAALQRQGIEHPTPQQLRQTIIAIRQAKLPDPQVQGNAGSFFMNPIVDRKEYERLAMQYPQMPHYTIDDEHEKIPAGWLIDQCGWKGRSMGAAGVHDKQALVLVNRGGATGSDIVKLCEAIRHDVFQRFGIIIKPEVNIL is encoded by the coding sequence ATGAGAGATATACACAACCATAGTTTGCTGCATCACAATACGTTCGGCATCGATGTTTCGTGCCGTCGTTTCATCGAGTTTGATACGAAAGCCGAACTTCTCGAGGCTCTTTCGAGGCTCACCGAGGCCGATTATCCCATCATGCCATTGGGAAAAGGCAGCAACCTGTTGTTGACAAAAGATTTTGATGGCACCGTTTTGTGTTCGAACATCCGTTCGGTAGACATCGCGATTAACAACCATGAGGCCGTCATCACGAGTGGCAGTGGCGTGGTTTGGGACGATTTAGTCGCCACTTGTGTTGAGCAAGGAGCTTACGGTCTGGAAAATCTCTCTTTAATTCCTGGCACGGTAGGCGCTGCGGCCGTGCAGAACATCGGCGCTTACGGCAGCGAGGTCAATCACTTCATCCACTCCGTAACGGCTGTAGAAATCGCCACGGGGCATGAGGTAAGGTTCGCTCTCGCTGATTGTGAGTACGCCTACCGATACAGCAAGTTCAAGAATGAGTGGAAAAATCGGTTTGTCATCACCCATGTTGAGTTCCGTTTTGACTGCACCTATCGTCCTCATTTAGATTATGGTAACATTCGAGCAGCATTGCAGCGACAGGGAATAGAACACCCCACGCCACAGCAATTGCGTCAAACCATCATTGCCATTCGTCAGGCCAAACTGCCCGATCCACAGGTGCAAGGCAATGCAGGCAGCTTCTTTATGAACCCCATTGTTGACCGAAAGGAGTATGAACGCTTGGCCATGCAATATCCTCAGATGCCCCATTATACCATAGATGATGAACATGAGAAGATTCCAGCCGGCTGGTTGATTGACCAATGCGGGTGGAAAGGCCGTTCCATGGGGGCCGCCGGCGTGCACGACAAGCAGGCACTTGTGCTGGTGAATCGTGGTGGAGCCACCGGAAGCGATATTGTAAAGTTGTGTGAGGCCATACGGCATGATGTCTTCCAACGCTTCGGCATCATCATCAAACCGGAGGTAAACATCTTATGA